One window from the genome of Lawsonibacter asaccharolyticus encodes:
- a CDS encoding protease synthase and sporulation negative regulatory — protein MNQNILFRPCTQDDLDVLQDFSRRTYFETFAEQNTPENMATYLDDAFETEKLRRELEDANSAFYFLYCGETLAGYLKLNEAPAQTDLHDSDSLEIERIYVGKEFQGMGLGRCLMEHAISTAVQRGKAFVWLGVWEKNTKALAFYRKNGFYPIGTHTFVMGDDPQTDYIMRKDLKR, from the coding sequence ATGAATCAGAACATTTTGTTTCGGCCATGTACCCAGGATGATCTCGATGTCCTTCAGGATTTCTCCAGACGGACTTATTTTGAGACCTTCGCGGAGCAGAACACGCCGGAGAATATGGCCACATATTTGGATGACGCCTTTGAGACGGAAAAGCTACGGAGGGAGCTGGAGGACGCAAATTCCGCGTTTTACTTCCTGTACTGCGGCGAAACACTGGCAGGCTATCTGAAGCTGAACGAGGCCCCGGCCCAGACGGATCTCCACGACTCCGATTCCCTGGAGATCGAGCGGATCTATGTGGGAAAGGAATTTCAGGGGATGGGCCTGGGACGGTGCCTGATGGAACATGCCATTTCCACTGCCGTACAGCGGGGAAAGGCATTTGTTTGGCTGGGTGTGTGGGAGAAAAACACAAAAGCACTCGCCTTCTATCGGAAGAACGGCTTTTACCCCATCGGGACCCATACCTTTGTCATGGGGGATGACCCACAGACCGACTACATCATGCGAAAGGACCTCAAGCGATGA
- a CDS encoding acetyltransferase, giving the protein MQRKIEEVRERTPQLLEQLLAVWERSVQATHLFLSPEEIAEIKAYVPQALREVPHLIAAWGENGTPVAFMGIAGEKLEMLFLAPEERGQGLGKELFQYGVEHFDIREVTVNEQNPQALGFYEHMGFRVYERLDHDEQGKPYPILNMRL; this is encoded by the coding sequence ATGCAGAGAAAGATCGAGGAAGTGCGTGAGCGGACGCCCCAGCTGCTGGAGCAACTGCTGGCGGTGTGGGAGCGCTCCGTTCAGGCAACCCACCTGTTCCTGTCCCCCGAGGAGATTGCGGAGATCAAGGCCTATGTGCCCCAGGCCCTTCGCGAGGTTCCCCATCTAATCGCCGCATGGGGTGAAAACGGGACCCCTGTGGCGTTCATGGGAATCGCTGGTGAGAAGCTGGAGATGCTGTTCCTGGCCCCGGAGGAGCGGGGGCAGGGGCTGGGCAAAGAACTCTTTCAGTACGGCGTGGAGCACTTCGACATCCGGGAGGTCACGGTCAACGAGCAAAACCCCCAGGCCCTTGGCTTCTATGAGCACATGGGCTTCCGCGTCTATGAGCGGCTGGATCATGACGAGCAGGGCAAGCCTTATCCAATTTTGAATATGCGGCTTTGA
- a CDS encoding acetyltransferase: MPQIRNEVKRDYQAVEELTRRAFYNLYVPGCVEHYLVHIMREHEDFIQELDFVLEEDGRIIGNIMYTKAKLVDETGREKKILTFGPVCVEPDLQRQGYGKQLMEHSFTKAVELGYDAIVIFGSPANYVSRGFQSCQKFQVHVEGGKYPAAMLVKELIPGALTGHQWTYSDSPVMAIPEEEARHYDDTLPPMERRHQPSQEEFYILSRSFVE; the protein is encoded by the coding sequence ATGCCGCAAATCCGAAACGAGGTGAAACGGGATTACCAGGCGGTGGAGGAGCTCACCCGGCGGGCCTTCTACAACCTTTATGTGCCTGGCTGTGTGGAGCATTATCTGGTCCATATCATGCGGGAGCACGAGGACTTCATCCAGGAGCTGGACTTCGTCCTAGAGGAGGACGGCCGGATCATCGGGAATATCATGTATACCAAAGCGAAGCTGGTGGATGAAACAGGGCGGGAAAAGAAGATCCTGACCTTCGGTCCCGTCTGTGTGGAACCCGACCTGCAACGCCAAGGCTATGGAAAACAGCTGATGGAGCACTCCTTCACCAAGGCTGTGGAACTGGGCTACGATGCCATCGTCATCTTCGGCAGTCCCGCAAACTATGTCTCCCGCGGGTTCCAAAGCTGCCAAAAATTTCAGGTCCATGTGGAGGGCGGGAAGTATCCCGCGGCCATGCTGGTGAAGGAGCTGATCCCCGGCGCTCTGACGGGTCACCAGTGGACCTATTCCGACAGCCCGGTGATGGCGATCCCCGAGGAGGAAGCCCGGCACTACGATGACACGCTGCCTCCCATGGAGCGCCGCCATCAGCCCAGCCAGGAGGAATTTTATATTCTGAGCCGCTCCTTTGTGGAGTGA
- a CDS encoding IS66 Orf2 family protein — MLNDFTGADKVYIACGYTDLRKGIDGLATMVQQQFELDPFTNTLFLFCGRKRDRIKGLYWERDGFILLYKRLEQGAYQWPRSEVEVKMLTPQQYRWLMEGLKIEQPKAHKAVTGLSMV; from the coding sequence ATGCTGAACGATTTTACCGGAGCAGACAAGGTCTACATCGCCTGTGGATATACAGATCTGCGCAAAGGGATCGATGGTTTGGCCACGATGGTACAGCAGCAGTTTGAACTGGACCCATTCACCAACACACTGTTTCTGTTCTGCGGGCGAAAGCGGGACCGAATAAAAGGGCTGTACTGGGAACGGGATGGCTTCATCCTCCTCTACAAGAGGCTGGAGCAGGGAGCGTACCAGTGGCCGAGGTCCGAAGTTGAGGTGAAGATGCTGACGCCGCAGCAGTACCGCTGGCTGATGGAAGGGCTGAAGATCGAACAGCCCAAAGCGCACAAAGCAGTGACTGGCCTGAGTATGGTATAG
- a CDS encoding transposase IS66 → MKNEVNITTSSTEMMTISRAEYESLKAERDELNQKLDWLMEQVRLAKKKVYGTSSEQTKEELVGQLSFMFDETEAWLSTRRTATRETRVAAHTRQKRSSRVEEVLPENIPVEVVEHRVPESERNCPECGTLMTEIGTEVRRTLVMVPAQVKIREDVYFTYACQNCKQTGTETPILKAPKEPPLISGSYASPEAVAHIMVQKFVMYAPLYRQEQEWNRAGVMLSRQTMSNWVLRVAEDWLRPIYDHLHRQLLQREVLHADETTLQVLKLEGQTARSKCYMWLYRTGGDAEHPIVLYEYQQNRKAENAEAFLKGFTGWLHADGYSGYHRLPENIRVVGCWAHLRRKFDEAVNALPKEQQVGCTALEGLQYCNILFAIEKELADLPPEERYIQRLARSKPVMDALLAWAETKTAPPKSSLGKALYYLREQWPYLKRFLEDGRLEISNNRAERSIKPFVMGRKNWLFANTEGGAQSSAIVYSLIETARENNLDPYRYLVHVFSKAPGLAVTDKNWAAKLLPENIPPECCITKK, encoded by the coding sequence ATGAAAAACGAAGTGAACATTACCACAAGCAGCACAGAAATGATGACCATTTCCCGTGCGGAATATGAGTCTCTAAAGGCGGAACGAGACGAACTGAACCAGAAGCTGGACTGGCTGATGGAACAGGTGCGTCTTGCCAAAAAGAAGGTCTATGGGACATCCTCCGAGCAGACGAAGGAGGAGTTGGTTGGCCAGCTGAGTTTCATGTTTGATGAGACGGAAGCATGGCTGTCTACCAGGAGGACTGCCACGAGGGAAACCAGGGTTGCCGCTCATACCCGGCAGAAGCGATCCTCCCGTGTGGAGGAGGTTCTGCCTGAGAACATCCCTGTTGAGGTGGTGGAGCACCGCGTCCCGGAGTCTGAACGTAACTGTCCTGAATGCGGTACGCTCATGACAGAGATTGGGACCGAGGTGCGCCGTACTCTGGTAATGGTCCCTGCCCAGGTGAAGATCCGGGAAGATGTTTATTTTACATACGCCTGCCAGAACTGCAAGCAGACAGGGACGGAAACACCTATCCTGAAAGCCCCCAAAGAGCCTCCCCTGATTTCGGGCAGCTATGCCTCCCCGGAGGCTGTGGCCCATATCATGGTGCAGAAGTTTGTGATGTACGCTCCGCTGTACCGGCAGGAACAGGAATGGAATCGTGCTGGGGTGATGCTCTCCCGGCAGACGATGAGCAACTGGGTGCTGCGGGTGGCGGAGGACTGGCTGCGGCCCATCTATGACCACTTGCACCGGCAGTTGCTTCAGCGCGAGGTTCTCCATGCGGATGAAACAACCTTGCAGGTGCTGAAGTTGGAAGGGCAGACAGCCAGGAGCAAGTGCTATATGTGGCTGTACCGGACTGGCGGAGACGCCGAGCATCCCATAGTTCTGTATGAGTACCAGCAGAACCGGAAGGCGGAGAATGCCGAAGCATTCCTCAAGGGCTTTACGGGCTGGCTCCATGCGGATGGGTATTCCGGCTACCACCGATTGCCGGAGAACATCCGGGTGGTTGGCTGCTGGGCGCATCTGCGGCGAAAGTTTGACGAGGCGGTGAACGCCTTGCCAAAAGAGCAGCAGGTTGGCTGCACGGCGTTGGAGGGACTGCAATACTGTAATATTCTTTTCGCCATTGAAAAGGAACTAGCGGATCTGCCGCCGGAAGAACGTTATATCCAGCGTCTGGCTCGGTCCAAGCCGGTGATGGACGCTTTGTTGGCATGGGCGGAAACGAAGACCGCCCCGCCCAAGTCCTCTTTGGGAAAGGCGCTGTACTATCTGCGGGAGCAGTGGCCATATCTGAAACGCTTTTTAGAGGACGGGCGTCTGGAAATAAGCAACAACCGGGCGGAGCGGAGCATTAAACCCTTTGTGATGGGGCGGAAGAACTGGCTGTTCGCCAATACGGAGGGCGGTGCTCAGAGCAGCGCCATTGTTTACAGTCTGATTGAAACGGCCAGGGAGAATAACCTTGATCCATACCGATATTTGGTTCATGTGTTTTCCAAGGCACCCGGACTGGCAGTTACCGACAAGAACTGGGCCGCAAAGCTGCTCCCGGAAAATATTCCCCCAGAATGTTGTATTACAAAGAAATAG